The proteins below are encoded in one region of Strix aluco isolate bStrAlu1 chromosome 8, bStrAlu1.hap1, whole genome shotgun sequence:
- the LOC141926674 gene encoding dimethylaniline monooxygenase [N-oxide-forming] 4-like — translation MVRRVAVIGAGAGGLASVKCCLDEGLEPTCFERSEDIGGLWRYTDSRDGGRVSVYRSVITNTSKEMSCFSDFPCPENFPSFLPHSLLLEYFRMYAQHFDLLRHIRFKTTALSVRKRPDFAISGQWEVVTETNGIQESHIFDAVMVCTGHYQEPYLPLASFPGIDTCFKGQYLHSREYKEVEAFRGKRVLVVGIGNTGGDLSVELSRVAAKVFLSARSNTWVFSRVSDHGFPLDMVRTTRFNHFLDWILPSALMKRIKFWKCNSWFNHVNYGLASTKSSNFKIIVNEELPFCLLSGTIVLKPNVKEFTESSAVFEDGTTEENIDVVLFATGYIFSFPFLEDSVRSLFDDNRSLYKRIFPPQLEKPTLAIIGLVQLTGSVMVGAEMQARWVTGIFAGWNKLPPTSRMIADVLKKKPPVKRDLSKRENLKMSFISYTDEIASCAGVKPSVLRLLLTDPRLALAVFFGPCTPYQYRLVGRGKWSGAREAILTQWHRTLKPLRTRVVDDSSDGSDGQHWMWLLALPVALAAGFLLSKYPRLGWTPQAGLQL, via the exons ATGGTGCGGCGCGTGGCTGTTAtcggggccggggctggcgggtTGGCCTCTGTCAAGTGCTGCCTGGATGAGGGGCTGGAGCCCACATGCTTCGAGAGGAGTGAGGACATCGGGGGGCTCTGGCGCTACACG GACTCCAGGGATGGCGGGAGGGTCAGCGTGTACCGCTCGGTCATCACTAACACCTCCAAGGAGATGTCCTGCTTCAGCGACTTCCCCTGCCCGGAGAATTTTCCCAGTTTCCtaccccacagcctcctcctggaGTACTTTCGGATGTATGCCCAGCACTTTGACCTCCTGCGACACATACGCTTCAAG ACGACAGCTCTCAGTGTGAGAAAGCGCCCGGATTTCGCCATCTCGGGGCAGTGGGAGGTGGTCACTGAGACCAATGGCATCCAGGAGTCACACATCTTCGATGCCGTCATGGTTTGCACCGGCCATTACCAGGAGCCCTACTTACCATTGGCTTCTTTCCCAG GTATTGACACATGCTTCAAAGGCCAGTACCTCCACAGTCGGGAATACAAAGAGGTGGAGGCTTTCCGGGGAAAGCGGGTCCTCGTGGTTGGCATTGGCAACACCGGTGGTGACCTCTCCGTGGAGCTGAGCCGCGTGGCTGCGAAG GTGTTCCTCAGCGCCAGGAGCAACACGTGGGTGTTCAGCCGGGTCTCAGACCACGGCTTCCCCTTGGACATGGTCAGAACCACTCGCTTCAACCATTTTCTGGACTGGATTCTCCCATCAGCCCTCATGAAGAGGATCAAGTTTTGGAAGTGCAATTCATGGTTTAACCACGTGAACTATGGCTTGGCTTCCACCAAAAG CTCCAACTTTAAGATAATCGTCAATGAAGAGCTGCCATTTTGCCTCCTCTCTGGGACCATTGTGTTGAAGCCAAATGTGAAGGAGTTCACCGAAAGCTCTGCTGTTTTTGAAGATGGGACAACCGAAGAGAACATCGATGTGGTGCTCTTTGCCACAGGCTACATCTTCTCATTTCCCTTCCTCGAAGACTCAGTTCGCAGCCTCTTCGATGATAACCGTTCACTCTATAAACGCATCTTCCCTCCCCAGCTAGAAAAGCCAACCCTGGCCATCATCGGCTTAGTCCAGCTGACCGGCTCTGTGATGGTGGGAGCAGAAATGCAGGCCCGCTGGGTGACAGGGATCTTTGCAG GCTGGAACAAGCTCCCTCCCACCAGCAGAATGATAGCTGATGTTTTGAAGAAGAAGCCGCCGGTCAAAAG GGATCTATCCAAGAGGGAGAACTTGAAGATGAGTTTTATCAGCTACACGGATGAAATTGCTTCGTGTGCTGGCGTAAAGCCCAGTGTGCTGAGGCTGCTCCTGACAGACCCCCGGCTGGCCCTGGCTGTCTTCTTTGGCCCCTGCACACCCTACCAGTACCGACTGGTGGGACGGGGGAAGTGGAGCGGGGCCAGAGAGGCCATCCTGACTCAGTGGCACCGGACACTGAAGCCCTTGAGAACTCGAGTGGTGGATGACTCCTCTGATGGCTCTGATGGCCAGCACTGGATGTGGCTGCTGGCCCTGCCAGTGGCTCTTGCAGCAGGTTTCCTCCTCTCCAAATACCCCCGGCTGGGCTGGACCCCCCAGGCAGGTCTCCAGCTGTAG
- the FMO1 gene encoding flavin-containing monooxygenase 1 codes for MRVAVVGAGVSGLTATKCCLDEGLEPTCFEQSRDIGGVWRYTEHIEAGRPSLYPSVISNTSKEMSAFSDFPYPEDFPVFLPNAQFLNYLQRYAEHFGLRKHIKFGTAVVSIRKHPDFATTGQWDVVTEAEGKQTLHVFDAVMVCSGNFSEPYLPLHCFPGIERFQGQYFHSRQYKHPDVFQGKRVLVVGMGNSGVDIAVEASRVATKVTVSTSRGAWVFGRVFDHGYPWDMVYNTRLMSLIRNSLPRPLSWGLINYRVNQWFNHKNYGLQPEQSCLVREPVLNDDLPSYILTGRITIKPGVKEFKDNSVVFHNCPEEEPIDIVVFCTGYNVSFPFLEEAVIKVENKHASLYKYVFPTHLQRPTLAVVGLIKTLGAMMPVTEVQARWVTRVFKGLCRLPPQSLMEKEVNEKKKNQVRRFGLSFDEVLKTEWLVYMDELASFIGAKPSVLGLLCRDPRLALTIFFGPCTPYQYRLGGPGRWEGARQAILTQWDRTLKPTRTRVPASSSSLCPSLLTVVGVLLLLAALVFGFQ; via the exons ATGAGAGTGGCAGTGGTGGGCGCGGGTGTCAGTGGGCTGACGGCCACCAAGTGCTGTCTGGATGAAGGGCTGGAGCCCACCTGCTTCGAGCAGAGCCGGGACATCGGGGGAGTCTGGCGCTACACG GAGCACATCGAGGCTGGTCGGCCAAGCCTCTACCCATCAGTCATCAGCAACACCTCGAAGGAGATGTCGGCATTCTCTGACTTTCCCTACCCTGAGGACTTCCCGGTGTTCCTGCCCAATGCCCAGTTCCTGAACTACCTCCAGCGCTATGCTGAGCACTTCGGCCTCCGGAAACACATCAAATTTGGG ACCGCTGTTGTCAGCATCCGTAAACACCCCGACTTTGCCACCACGGGCCAGTGGGACGTGGTCACagaagcagaggggaagcagACATTGCACGTCTTCGATGCTGTTATGGTTTGCAGTGGCAATTTCTCTGAGCCATACCTCCCCCTGCACTGTTTTCCTG gCATTGAGAGGTTTCAAGGCCAGTACTTTCACAGCCGGCAGTACAAGCATCCGGACGTGTTTCAGGGGAAGCGTGTCCTTGTGGTTGGCATGGGCAATTCAGGCGTGGACATTGCGGTGGAGGCCAGCCGTGTAGCCACAAAG GTGACTGTTAGCACCAGCCGAGGTGCCTGGGTGTTTGGCCGTGTGTTTGACCATGGCTACCCATGGGACATGGTTTACAACACTCGCCTTATGAGCCTGATAAGAAACAGTCTCCCCAGACCCCTTTCATGGGGGTTGATTAACTACAGAGTGAACCAGTGGTTCAATCACAAAAACTATGGCCTTCAACCAGAGCAAAG CTGCCTGGTGCGCGAGCCTGTGCTGAACGATGACCTGCCAAGCTACATCCTGACGGGGAGGATCACCATCAAGCCGGGCGTGAAGGAATTCAAGGACAACTCGGTTGTTTTCCACAATTGCCCTGAGGAGGAGCCCATCGatattgttgttttctgcacGGGCTACAATGTCTCCTTCCCATTTCTAGAAGAAGCAGTCATCAAGGTGGAAAACAAGCATGCATCCCTCTACAAATACGTGTTCCCAACCCACCTGCAGAGGCCCACCCTGGCTGTCGTTGGGCTGATCAAGACATTAGGAGCCATGATGCCTGTGACAGAGGTGCAAGCACGCTGGGTGACCCGTGTCTTCAAAG GCTTGTGTCGGTTGCCTCCTCAGTCTCTTATGGAGAAGGAAGTAAACgagaagaagaaaaaccaagTGCGAAG GTTTGGTCTGTCCTTTGATGAAGTCCTCAAAACCGAGTGGCTGGTCTACATGGATGAGCTGGCCTCCTTCATCGGCGCCAAGCCCAGCGTGCTGGGACTGCTCTGCAGAGACCCCCGGCTGGCCCTCACCATTTTCTTCGGCCCCTGTACCCCCTACCAGTACCGCTTGGGGGGCCCGGGGCGCTGGGAGGGGGCACGCCAGGCCATCCTCACGCAGTGGGACCGAACCCTGAAGCCCACGAGAACGCGAGTCCCcgccagctcctccagcctctGCCCTTCTCTCTTGACTGTGGTGGGGGTTCTCCTGCTCCTGGCTGCCCTGGTTTTTGGTTTCCAGTAG